A part of Syngnathoides biaculeatus isolate LvHL_M chromosome 21, ASM1980259v1, whole genome shotgun sequence genomic DNA contains:
- the LOC133494418 gene encoding AP-1 complex subunit sigma-1A isoform X1 — MMRFMLLFSRQGKLRLQKWYTATAERDKKKMVRELMQIVLARKPKMCSFLEWRDLKIVYKRYASLYFCCAVEEHDNELITLEVIHRFVELLDKYFGSVCELDIIFNFEKAYFILDEFLMGGEIQDTSKKSVLKAIEQADILQEEDESPRSVLEEMGLA, encoded by the exons ATG ATGCGCTTCATGCTGCTGTTCAGTCGGCAGGGCAAGCTGCGGCTGCAGAAGTGGTACACGGCCACGGCGGAGCGCGACAAGAAGAAGATGGTCAGGGAGCTGATGCAGATCGTGCTGGCCCGCAAGCCCAAAATGTGCAGCTTCCTGGAGTGGAGGGACCTCAAGATTGTGTACAAGCGCTACGCCAGCTTGTATTTCTGCTGCGCCGTGGAGGAGCACGACAACGAGCTCATCACGCTGGAAGTCATCCACCGCTTTGTCGAACTCTTGGATAAATACTTCGGCAGC GTTTGCGAGCTGGACATCATTTTCAACTTCGAGAAGGCCTACTTCATCCTGGACGAGTTCCTGATGGGCGGAGAGATCCAGGACACGTCCAAGAAGAGCGTCCTCAAGGCCATCGAGCAAGCTGACATCCTGCAGGAG GAAGACGAGTCGCCCAGAAGCGTCCTGGAGGAGATGGGCCTGGCGTAG
- the LOC133494418 gene encoding AP-1 complex subunit sigma-1A isoform X2, whose product MVRELMQIVLARKPKMCSFLEWRDLKIVYKRYASLYFCCAVEEHDNELITLEVIHRFVELLDKYFGSVCELDIIFNFEKAYFILDEFLMGGEIQDTSKKSVLKAIEQADILQEEDESPRSVLEEMGLA is encoded by the exons ATGGTCAGGGAGCTGATGCAGATCGTGCTGGCCCGCAAGCCCAAAATGTGCAGCTTCCTGGAGTGGAGGGACCTCAAGATTGTGTACAAGCGCTACGCCAGCTTGTATTTCTGCTGCGCCGTGGAGGAGCACGACAACGAGCTCATCACGCTGGAAGTCATCCACCGCTTTGTCGAACTCTTGGATAAATACTTCGGCAGC GTTTGCGAGCTGGACATCATTTTCAACTTCGAGAAGGCCTACTTCATCCTGGACGAGTTCCTGATGGGCGGAGAGATCCAGGACACGTCCAAGAAGAGCGTCCTCAAGGCCATCGAGCAAGCTGACATCCTGCAGGAG GAAGACGAGTCGCCCAGAAGCGTCCTGGAGGAGATGGGCCTGGCGTAG
- the LOC133494416 gene encoding uncharacterized protein LOC133494416 isoform X1 has protein sequence MLMIGCLPRRTVAPVISIGNSVSCLLVAMMGYRDTSSALLLLVLLGWGAAADPTVTPDTRRAIPPEMANSRDEEGMPERRAKADDLFDDLDPETLAALLLGALNRTRAQTRREDDHTAEGQERDRDGRLKLELLMAAQGKEESRKAQEEEERMTERVSSHTTSQTVPVQTRPPAEQAGAEEEQLNPEELKSLETVMKEFPRLDTAVKRGGGLEPKQRESRGYSSYNDIIPLDKGNNNVAVSKKKLKWKEQTQKAFNVPSFRGNAVYGFKDQDQEEEDEEELLSPEEEEARAKAEQEEMRRQAAEAQRAKLEEEKLADIASDMLLRYMVKQNGGGGGSRKYASAASPNAAEDKRSEEDRDQDDIDPQTIDKLIEISSKLHLPADDVVDIISDVEKKKKKDATPQAPASAPGSPPGSEDAPVSFAVSKQPSPALHLLQNWFREQSPSRSKEFWSGPLSNPYTWPKALKPKKQNPWGRPRYPYPRPSFYPVYFPPPRPAYRYYVPKHSAALNAFLQGSRDGPYAFRPKQRYLNWVQPRLRKPPAALQRKPYSPRYRLPVYPQRPLPAPRLPLPQEQFYQSRPEGFLPDNKGPLEKYIERLLAKRPRVQD, from the exons ATGCTTATGATTGGCTGCTTGCCAAGGCGGACGGTCGCCCCAGTGATTTCAATCGG GAATTCCGTATCCTGCTTACTGGTGGCCATGATGGGTTACCGCGACACCTCAAGTGCCCTTCTCCTCCTGGTTCTCCTAGGATGGGGCGCCGCCGCCGACCCCACCGTGACCCCCGACACACGGCGCGCCATCCCTCCCGAGATGGCGAACTCGAGAGATGAGGAGGGAATGCCCGAAAGGCGGGCGAAGGCAGACGACCTCTTCGACGACCTGGATCCCGAAACGCTCGCGGCGCTCCTGCTCGGCGCGCTCAATCGTACCCGGGCGCAGACCAGGAGGGAGGACGACCACACGGCGGAAGGACAAGAGCGGGACAGAGATGGCCGGCTGAAGCTGGAGCTGCTGATGGCCGCCCAGGGGAAGGAGGAGAGCAGGAAAgcccaggaggaggaggagaggatgactgagAGGGTGAGCAGTCACACCACAAGCCAGACGGTCCCGGTCCAGACGCGACCGCCGGCCGAGCAAGCCGGCGCCGAGGAGGAGCAGCTCAACCCGGAGGAGCTCAAGAGTCTGGAGACCGTGATGAAGGAATTTCCCCGCTTGGACACGGCCgtgaagaggggggggggtctggagCCGAAGCAGAGGGAGAGTCGGGGCTACAGCAGCTACAACGACATCATCCCGTTGGACAAAGGCAACAACAACGTGGCCGTGTCCAAGAAGAAACTGAAATGGAAAGAGCAGACGCAGAAGGCCTTCAACGTTCCGTCCTTCAGAGGGAACGCCGTGTATGGCTTCAAAGACCAGGaccaggaggaagaggacgaggaggagctGTTAAGtcctgaggaagaggaggcccGGGCCAAAGCGGAGCAAGAGGAGATGAGGCGGCAGGCCGCCGAGGCGCAGCGAGCCaagctggaggaggagaagtTGGCCGACATCGCCTCGGACATGCTGCTGCGGTACATGGTCAAGCAGaacgggggcggcggcgggagCAGGAAGTACGCCTCGGCGGCCTCTCCCAACGCCGCCGAGGACAAGAGGTCAGAGGAAGACCGGGACCAAGACGACATCGACCCCCAGACCATCGACAAGCTGATCGAGATCTCCAGCAAGCTCCACCTGCCCGCCGACGACGTGGTGGACATCATCAGCGacgtggagaagaagaagaagaaggacgcCACCCCGCAAGCGCCCGCGTCGGCCCCCGGCTCCCCTCCGGGATCCGAGGACGCGCCGGTCAGCTTCGCGGTCTCCAAGCAACCCTCTCCGGCGCTCCATCTCCTGCAAAACTGGTTTCGAGAGCAATCGCCGTCCAGGTCCAAGGAATTCTGGAGCGGTCCCTTATCCAATCCGTACACGTGGCCGAAGGCCCTGAAGCCCAAGAAGCAGAACCCTTGGGGACGGCCACGCTACCCCTACCCGCGGCCCTCCTTCTACCCCGTCTACTTCCCCCCTCCGCGGCCCGCGTACCGGTACTACGTCCCCAAGCACTCGGCGGCCTTAAACGCCTTTCTGCAGGGTTCCCGGGACGGGCCCTACGCCTTCCGGCCCAAGCAACGCTACCTCAACTGGGTGCAGCCCCGCTTGAGGAAGCCCCCCGCCGCCCTCCAGCGCAAGCCCTACTCCCCCAGATACCGCCTCCCCGTGTACCCCCAGCGACCGCTGCCGGCTCCCAGGCTCCCTCTTCCGCAGGAGCAGTTTTACCAGTCGCGCCCGGAGGGATTCTTGCCCGACAATAAGGGACCCCTGGAAAAATACATCGAGCGGCTTCTCGCGAAGAGGCCGCGGGTGCAGGACTGA
- the LOC133494416 gene encoding uncharacterized protein LOC133494416 isoform X2, with product MMGYRDTSSALLLLVLLGWGAAADPTVTPDTRRAIPPEMANSRDEEGMPERRAKADDLFDDLDPETLAALLLGALNRTRAQTRREDDHTAEGQERDRDGRLKLELLMAAQGKEESRKAQEEEERMTERVSSHTTSQTVPVQTRPPAEQAGAEEEQLNPEELKSLETVMKEFPRLDTAVKRGGGLEPKQRESRGYSSYNDIIPLDKGNNNVAVSKKKLKWKEQTQKAFNVPSFRGNAVYGFKDQDQEEEDEEELLSPEEEEARAKAEQEEMRRQAAEAQRAKLEEEKLADIASDMLLRYMVKQNGGGGGSRKYASAASPNAAEDKRSEEDRDQDDIDPQTIDKLIEISSKLHLPADDVVDIISDVEKKKKKDATPQAPASAPGSPPGSEDAPVSFAVSKQPSPALHLLQNWFREQSPSRSKEFWSGPLSNPYTWPKALKPKKQNPWGRPRYPYPRPSFYPVYFPPPRPAYRYYVPKHSAALNAFLQGSRDGPYAFRPKQRYLNWVQPRLRKPPAALQRKPYSPRYRLPVYPQRPLPAPRLPLPQEQFYQSRPEGFLPDNKGPLEKYIERLLAKRPRVQD from the coding sequence ATGATGGGTTACCGCGACACCTCAAGTGCCCTTCTCCTCCTGGTTCTCCTAGGATGGGGCGCCGCCGCCGACCCCACCGTGACCCCCGACACACGGCGCGCCATCCCTCCCGAGATGGCGAACTCGAGAGATGAGGAGGGAATGCCCGAAAGGCGGGCGAAGGCAGACGACCTCTTCGACGACCTGGATCCCGAAACGCTCGCGGCGCTCCTGCTCGGCGCGCTCAATCGTACCCGGGCGCAGACCAGGAGGGAGGACGACCACACGGCGGAAGGACAAGAGCGGGACAGAGATGGCCGGCTGAAGCTGGAGCTGCTGATGGCCGCCCAGGGGAAGGAGGAGAGCAGGAAAgcccaggaggaggaggagaggatgactgagAGGGTGAGCAGTCACACCACAAGCCAGACGGTCCCGGTCCAGACGCGACCGCCGGCCGAGCAAGCCGGCGCCGAGGAGGAGCAGCTCAACCCGGAGGAGCTCAAGAGTCTGGAGACCGTGATGAAGGAATTTCCCCGCTTGGACACGGCCgtgaagaggggggggggtctggagCCGAAGCAGAGGGAGAGTCGGGGCTACAGCAGCTACAACGACATCATCCCGTTGGACAAAGGCAACAACAACGTGGCCGTGTCCAAGAAGAAACTGAAATGGAAAGAGCAGACGCAGAAGGCCTTCAACGTTCCGTCCTTCAGAGGGAACGCCGTGTATGGCTTCAAAGACCAGGaccaggaggaagaggacgaggaggagctGTTAAGtcctgaggaagaggaggcccGGGCCAAAGCGGAGCAAGAGGAGATGAGGCGGCAGGCCGCCGAGGCGCAGCGAGCCaagctggaggaggagaagtTGGCCGACATCGCCTCGGACATGCTGCTGCGGTACATGGTCAAGCAGaacgggggcggcggcgggagCAGGAAGTACGCCTCGGCGGCCTCTCCCAACGCCGCCGAGGACAAGAGGTCAGAGGAAGACCGGGACCAAGACGACATCGACCCCCAGACCATCGACAAGCTGATCGAGATCTCCAGCAAGCTCCACCTGCCCGCCGACGACGTGGTGGACATCATCAGCGacgtggagaagaagaagaagaaggacgcCACCCCGCAAGCGCCCGCGTCGGCCCCCGGCTCCCCTCCGGGATCCGAGGACGCGCCGGTCAGCTTCGCGGTCTCCAAGCAACCCTCTCCGGCGCTCCATCTCCTGCAAAACTGGTTTCGAGAGCAATCGCCGTCCAGGTCCAAGGAATTCTGGAGCGGTCCCTTATCCAATCCGTACACGTGGCCGAAGGCCCTGAAGCCCAAGAAGCAGAACCCTTGGGGACGGCCACGCTACCCCTACCCGCGGCCCTCCTTCTACCCCGTCTACTTCCCCCCTCCGCGGCCCGCGTACCGGTACTACGTCCCCAAGCACTCGGCGGCCTTAAACGCCTTTCTGCAGGGTTCCCGGGACGGGCCCTACGCCTTCCGGCCCAAGCAACGCTACCTCAACTGGGTGCAGCCCCGCTTGAGGAAGCCCCCCGCCGCCCTCCAGCGCAAGCCCTACTCCCCCAGATACCGCCTCCCCGTGTACCCCCAGCGACCGCTGCCGGCTCCCAGGCTCCCTCTTCCGCAGGAGCAGTTTTACCAGTCGCGCCCGGAGGGATTCTTGCCCGACAATAAGGGACCCCTGGAAAAATACATCGAGCGGCTTCTCGCGAAGAGGCCGCGGGTGCAGGACTGA
- the LOC133494729 gene encoding tubulin polyglutamylase ttll6-like, which translates to MFFWDSCPFTDDDDDDIPLCSCQGINLTNCRYDSGRLEKPDGRSRKCGKLKMKIFFMPVRRAAEKLGIKETKAGEDWTLFWSDARPCEDKFKEMKPYQKINHLPSMTEICHKNSLATNWKHMLKFFPKDYNIFPRTWTFPIECTACSNPTPGTKTSVTFANRTQAAKAKASPSLRRGIKFSRNTI; encoded by the exons atgtttttttgggaCAGCTGCCCTTTCacagatgacgacgacgacgatatTCCACTTTGCAG TTGCCAGGGCATCAATCTCACCAACTGCCGCTACGACAGCGGTAGGTTGGAAAAACCAGACGGACGCAGCCGCAAATGcggcaaattaaaaatgaaaatcttcttTATGCCAGTGCGTCGCGCGGCCGAGAAGTTAGGCATCAAAGAGACGAAGGCGGGTGAAGACTGGACGCTGTTTTGGAGCGACGCCCGTCCTTGCGAGGACAAATTTAAGGAAATGAAACCGTACCAG AAAATCAACCATTTGCCCTCAATGACTGAAATCTGCCACAAAAATTCCTTAGCAACGAACTGGAAGCACATGCTCAAGTTTTTCCCCAAAGACTACAACATTTTCCCCAGAACTTGGACCTTCCCCATAGAGT GTACGGCTTGTTCAAATCCTACGCCAGGGACAAAGACAAGTGTTACATTTGCAAACCGAACGCAGGCAGCCAAGGCAAAGGCATCTCCATCTTTACGTCGTGGGATAAAGTTCAGTCGGAACACGATATGA
- the gc2 gene encoding retinal guanylyl cyclase 2 isoform X3, with the protein MVSQSRKRARGGASSSGCRPPARFLLVLLASVCSLPRLGRAAVFRVGVVGPWECDPNFAKALPDVAAQLAVDHINKDPALSYAGTFDYVLLQEPCETSRALERFLAFHTKASAYVGPANPGYCDAASMLSNGWNKALFAWGCVSYDLDRARSHPTFARSMPRPTWVLLRVMRYFRWAHMGIIAASDDIWVETATKVAESLRAHGLPARLVGITENSSHSIRETLAKVRKMKEIRVLILCMHSALIGGELQQLLLEAAHDMRMIDGSFVFVPYDALLYSLPYRNASHPVLRSNRKLRRAYDAVLTVTVDSPRASFTDAFGEAVEKGELARTLKPQQVSPLFGTIYSSVVLVARSVQRVRVSKEWLSGGNVAQQVRNQNFEGFSHAMKSDASGNVLLDYVVLDTDGRSSELVPTHRLDMESDSVRFLGREVHFPGNSRPGRDAPCWFTASVICSAGVDLFSAVSVAIGGAGTCLLIAVLIYFTRRRVNQIRLVRGPNKILLTLADVTFINPSLSNKKLSLDDSRTGGTKSTSESSIMSPASTRSPATYDNSNVVIYQGDWAWLKRLPDGSFSSINPKTSDLFELMKDMRHENVNPFLGFFLDCGVFAIVTEFCSRGSLEDLLLNDDVKLDWMFKSSLLLDLIKGMKYLHHCGVPHSRLKSRNCVVDGRFVLKITDYGYNEVLDAQRFPYAEPPADELLWTAPELLRGPQPGLRGSLPGDVYSFAVIMQEVLIRGPPFCTLDLSAAEVIEKLRRPPPLCRPLVGVDCAPLECIQLMKQCWSELVEKRPTFEEIFDKFKDINKGKKTNIIDSMLRMLEQYSSNLEELIRERTEELEIEKQKTEKLLTQMLPPSVAEALKMGGTVVPEYFDSVSLYFSDIVGFTTISAHSEPIEVVDLLNSLYTLFDAIIGNHDVYKVETIGDAYMVASGVPVPNGKRHVAEIANMSLDILSAVGTFKMRHMPDVPVRIRIGLHTGPCVAGVVGLTMPRYCLFGDTVTTASRMESSGLPSRIHVHQNTVKVLRELNLGYKLEFRGRSEVKGKGKEETYWLVGRDGFTKPLPVPPELKSGAAANEPKDLRRAFYKAVRKLSHIRVVAQLCEDNDVAASRP; encoded by the exons ATGGTCTCTCAAAGCCGGAAGCGGGCCCGCGGCGGCGCCTCTTCCTCCGGCTGCCGTCCCCCGGCGAGGTTCCTCCTGGTGCTTTTGGCCTCGGTGTGCTCGCTCCCCCGCCTGGGCCGGGCGGCAGTGTTCCGGGTCGGGGTGGTGGGCCCCTGGGAGTGTGACCCCAACTTCGCCAAAGCCCTGCCCGACGTGGCGGCCCAGCTGGCTGTAGACCACATCAACAAGGACCCCGCGCTGTCCTACGCCGGCACCTTTGACTACGTCCTGCTGCAG GAGCCGTGCGAGACCTCGAGAGCTCTGGAGAGGTTTTTGGCATTCCACACCAAAGCCTCCGCTTACGTGGGACCAGCCAATCCGGGGTACTGCGACGCCGCCTCAATGCTGAGCAACGGCTGGAACAAA GCTTTGTTTGCATGGGGCTGCGTGAGCTACGACTTGGATCGCGCCCGGAGCCACCCGACCTTCGCCCGCTCCATGCCCAGGCCCACTTGGGTGCTCCTACGGGTGATGAGGTACTTCCGGTGGGCTCACATGGGGATCATCGCCGCCTCGGACGACATCTGGGTGGAGACGGCGACCAAG GTGGCCGAGTCCCTCCGGGCCCACGGTCTGCCTGCCAGACTGGTTGGCATCACGGAGAACTCATCTCACAGCATCAGGGAGACTCTGGCAAAAGTTCGCAAGATGAAAGAAATACGAG TGCTGATCCTCTGCATGCACTCAGCGCTGATCGGCGGCGAGCTTCAGCAGCTGCTGTTGGAGGCGGCCCACGACATGCGGATGATCGACGGCTCCTTCGTGTTCGTGCCCTACGACGCGCTGCTCTACAGCCTCCCGTACCGCAATGCGAGCCATCCGGTCCTGAGGAGCAACCGCAAACTGCGGCGGGCCTACGACGCCGTACTCACCGTCACAGTCGACTCGCCCCGGGCGTCGTTCACGGACGCCTTCGGGGAGGCCGTGGAGAAGGGCGAGCTGGCGCGGACGCTCAAACCACAGCAG GTGTCTCCCCTCTTCGGCACCATCTACAGCTCCGTGGTCCTCGTTGCTCGCAGCGTCCAGCGGGTTCGGGTTTCCAAAGAGTGGCTGTCCGGTGGGAATGTCGCGCAACAAGTGCGCAACCAAAACTTCGAG GGCTTCAGCCATGCCATGAAATCGGATGCTTCCGGAAATGTTTTATTGGATTACGTCGTACTCGACACGGACGGACGCTCCTCAGAGCTGGTGCCGACTCACAG GCTGGACATGGAGTCCGACTCGGTGCGCTTCCTGGGCCGAGAGGTCCACTTCCCCGGGAACTCCAGACCTGGACGCGACGCCCCGTGCTGGTTCACCGCAAGCGTCATCTGCTCAGCGG GGGTGGATCTTTTTTCCGCCGTTAGCGTCGCGATCGGAGGCGCTGGCACCTGCTTGCTGATCGCGGTGCTGATTTACTTCACGCG GCGACGTGTCAACCAGATCCGGCTGGTCAGGGGCCCGAACAAGATCTTGCTGACTTTAGCCGATGTTACCTTTATCAACCCATCGCTTAGCAACAAG AAGCTGAGCCTGGACGACAGCCGGACCGGTGGCACGAAGAGCACGTCGGAAAGCAGCATCATGTCACCCGCCTCCACCCGATCGCCCGCCACCTACGACAACTCCAACGTCGTCATTTACCAG GGGGACTGGGCCTGGCTCAAGAGACTTCCCGACGGCTCGTTCAGCAGCATCAACCCCAAAACGAGTGACCTGTTTGAGCTG ATGAAGGACATGCGACACGAGAACGTCAACCCTTTCCTGGGCTTCTTCCTGGACTGCGGCGTGTTTGCCATCGTGACCGAGTTTTGCTCCAGGGGCAGCCTGGAAGATCTGCTCCTGAACGACGACGTCAAGCTGGACTGGATGTTCAAGTCCTCCCTGCTGCTGGATCTGATCAAG GGTATGAAGTACCTCCACCACTGCGGCGTCCCTCACTCCCGCCTGAAGTCTCGGAACTGTGTGGTGGACGGCCGCTTCGTGCTGAAGATCACGGACTACGGTTACAATGAGGTTCTGGATGCTCAGAGGTTCCCCTACGCGGAACCACCGGCTGATG AATTGTTGTGGACGGCGCCGGAGCTCCTCAGGGGGCCTCAGCCGGGCCTCCGCGGGTCGCTGCCCGGCGACGTGTACAGCTTCGCCGTCATCATGCAGGAAGTGCTGATCCGGGGGCCTCCCTTCTGCACCCTGGATCTGTCGGCCGCAG AAGTGATCGAGAAGCTGCGCAGACCGCCTCCTCTGTGTCGGCCGCTGGTCGGCGTGGACTGCGCGCCGCTGGAGTGCATCCAACTGATGAAGCAGTGCTGGAGCGAACTCGTGGAAAAGAGACCCACGTTCGAGGAGATATTTGACAAG TTCAAGGACATCAACAAGGGCAAGAAGACCAACATCATCGACTCCATGCTGCGGATGCTGGAGCAGTACTCGTCCAACCTGGAGGAGCTGATCCGAGAGCGAACCGAGGAGCTGGAGATCGAGAAGCAGAAGACGGAGAAGCTGCTGACGCAGATGTTGCCGCC CTCGGTGGCGGAGGCCCTGAAGATGGGAGGCACCGTGGTGCCCGAGTATTTCGACAGCGTGTCGCTGTACTTCAGCGACATCGTGGGATTCACGACCATCTCGGCCCACAGCGAGCCCATCGAGGTGGTGGACCTGCTCAACAGCCTCTACACCCTCTTCGACGCCATCATCGGCAACCACGACGTTTACAAG GTGGAGACGATCGGCGACGCCTACATGGTGGCGTCGGGCGTCCCCGTGCCCAACGGCAAGCGGCACGTGGCGGAGATTGCCAACATGTCCCTCGACATCCTGAGCGCGGTGGGAACCTTCAAGATGAGGCACATGCCGGACGTTCCCGTCAGGATCCGCATTGGGCTGCACACAG GCCCGTGCGTCGCAGGCGTCGTGGGCCTCACGATGCCGCGCTACTGCTTATTTGGAGACACGGTGACCACCGCCTCTCGCATGGAGTCCAGCGGGCTGC